One genomic region from Acidobacteriota bacterium encodes:
- a CDS encoding porin family protein, giving the protein MTFYSRVSSPSKFHRFPLPAALALAVLLAVFAPPASAQLADRQWELGFGVGSANIESSSEEFDLDFRSELRGALMVSPHVQVEAQLMRADALLDATLSAALGNVVINFQPENRVSPYALVGLGYSELEDINFLGLGPDRDEDGLAYQAGFGSRFFVGDEGRMAIRVELSSLWLNDIPFDQDRFTSLTAGLTWSFGQR; this is encoded by the coding sequence ATGACCTTCTATTCCAGAGTTTCCAGCCCTTCCAAGTTCCATCGCTTCCCTCTGCCGGCGGCCCTGGCCCTGGCGGTCCTTCTCGCTGTCTTCGCCCCTCCGGCCTCGGCCCAGCTGGCGGACCGCCAGTGGGAGCTCGGCTTCGGGGTGGGCAGCGCCAATATCGAAAGCTCCAGCGAGGAATTCGATCTCGACTTCCGGAGCGAGCTCCGCGGCGCCCTGATGGTTTCCCCCCACGTGCAGGTAGAGGCCCAGCTGATGCGCGCCGACGCTCTGCTGGACGCCACCCTCAGCGCCGCCCTGGGCAACGTGGTGATCAACTTCCAGCCGGAGAATCGCGTGTCCCCCTACGCTCTCGTGGGGCTCGGCTACTCGGAGCTCGAGGACATCAACTTCCTCGGCCTGGGGCCGGACCGGGACGAGGACGGTCTCGCCTATCAGGCGGGCTTCGGCAGCCGCTTCTTCGTCGGGGACGAGGGCCGCATGGCCATTCGGGTGGAGCTCTCCAGCCTGTGGCTCAACGACATCCCCTTCGATCAGGATCGCTTCACCAGCCTCACCGCGGGCCTGACGTGGAGCTTCGGCCAACGCTGA
- a CDS encoding LuxR C-terminal-related transcriptional regulator: MNQSYSTASAEYPVLSTKLFAPMLGGETVGRDRLLQRLDQATGLIVVSAPAGFGKSTLVGDWLQQRPWPSAWLSLEPADGELRRFLGYLAGALAQLSEAAGASLRPLLNAPRLPPPEAALVPVINALGAQEADTVLVLDDFHVIDNEEVHQLVAHWTHHLPPGFRLVICTRADPPFSLARLRGQGRLTELRARDLRFSPQESSLFLRQAMGLDLHPRLTRALQQRTEGWIAGLQLAALSLRGQEDAASFVEAFSGSHRYVLDYLTEEVLHRQPPEVLDFLLPVSLLQRFCAELCDAMLERESSHQLLRQMEADNLFLIPLDQNRRWFRFHHLFRELLRQTLENRLDPEARAALHRRASDWLLAQNLPTEALEQALAARDRGRALDILALHAGPALERGDAASVAGWFEAVPQEWVEAAPQVALTQALMLFMTMRWKELAQASPQLERALAEDLEDRVRGSALTLAACSATVRTERAEAIAAARGALELLAPEDRLLRAVAAITLGTSLLAQADYDAASEAFHQAAAYSRAGGDQLGIDATSHFYQGRLQLLQGRTHEALRIHREAAAEGFGEGSSGERGSGEEGGPMTCLPILGEAEVRFEWGELERAQKLVEEGLAINRDCFPFNEVMARLILLEVARARRDFSSALSGAELLLDILRQASLLQWEPQAQMHRLRTIALRACLEDDPVAWEEWREWIETSGLLDDDDVEAKLLPELPRTATVSLGIRWLERRGDAERAARWARELRSVARRHRWHRAIIESWLLEAMARRHRDAEAVAELLQEAFQLAEEGRFVQVLADEKEWLGELPGEVLAPALEKVTPAFRRRLLEALEIPSTGPSGTQLPELLSPREREVLAEVARGGTNETVGEALFISPSTVKKHLENIYGKLGVHNRQEAVHRAQSLGLLPAPHDPAPDPISDSGSSSE; the protein is encoded by the coding sequence ATGAATCAGAGCTACTCCACCGCCAGCGCGGAATATCCGGTTCTCAGCACCAAGCTCTTCGCCCCCATGCTCGGTGGCGAAACCGTGGGGCGAGACCGGCTTCTCCAGCGCCTGGACCAGGCCACGGGGCTGATCGTGGTGTCGGCGCCGGCGGGCTTCGGCAAATCGACGCTGGTGGGCGACTGGCTCCAGCAGCGCCCCTGGCCTTCGGCCTGGCTCTCCCTAGAGCCCGCCGACGGCGAGCTGCGCCGCTTCCTCGGCTATCTGGCCGGTGCCCTGGCGCAGCTCTCGGAAGCCGCCGGCGCCAGTCTCCGGCCACTGCTCAACGCCCCTCGCCTGCCGCCTCCGGAGGCCGCCCTGGTGCCGGTGATCAATGCCCTGGGAGCACAGGAGGCGGACACCGTCCTGGTGCTCGACGACTTCCACGTCATCGACAACGAAGAGGTCCACCAGCTGGTAGCCCACTGGACCCACCACTTGCCCCCCGGCTTTCGCCTGGTGATCTGCACCCGCGCGGATCCGCCTTTCTCCCTGGCGCGCCTGCGCGGCCAGGGGCGGCTCACGGAGCTGCGGGCGCGAGACCTCAGATTCTCCCCTCAGGAGAGCAGTCTCTTCCTACGCCAGGCCATGGGCTTGGACCTCCATCCCCGGCTGACCCGAGCGCTGCAGCAACGCACCGAAGGTTGGATCGCCGGCCTCCAGCTCGCCGCCCTGTCGCTGCGCGGCCAGGAGGACGCCGCCTCCTTCGTCGAGGCCTTCAGCGGCAGCCACCGCTACGTTCTCGACTACCTCACCGAGGAGGTGCTGCACCGTCAGCCGCCGGAGGTGCTGGACTTCCTGCTGCCGGTGTCGCTGCTCCAACGCTTCTGCGCCGAGCTCTGCGACGCCATGCTCGAACGGGAAAGCAGCCACCAGCTCCTGCGACAGATGGAGGCGGACAATCTCTTCCTCATCCCGCTGGACCAGAACCGGCGGTGGTTTCGCTTCCACCATCTCTTCCGGGAGCTGCTGCGCCAGACCCTGGAGAATCGTCTCGACCCCGAGGCCCGAGCTGCCCTCCACCGCCGGGCCAGCGATTGGCTGCTGGCCCAGAACCTGCCCACCGAGGCCTTGGAGCAAGCCCTGGCGGCCCGAGATCGCGGACGGGCGCTGGACATCCTGGCGCTCCACGCCGGGCCAGCCTTGGAGCGCGGCGACGCCGCCTCGGTGGCCGGCTGGTTCGAGGCGGTCCCCCAGGAGTGGGTTGAGGCGGCTCCCCAAGTGGCCCTGACTCAAGCCTTGATGCTCTTCATGACCATGCGCTGGAAAGAGCTGGCCCAGGCGAGCCCTCAGCTGGAGCGGGCGTTGGCAGAGGATCTGGAAGATCGCGTCCGCGGCAGCGCCCTTACCCTGGCAGCGTGCAGCGCTACCGTGCGCACGGAACGCGCCGAAGCCATCGCCGCCGCCCGCGGCGCTCTCGAGCTGCTGGCACCGGAGGATCGCCTGCTGCGGGCGGTGGCGGCCATCACCCTGGGCACCTCCTTGCTCGCCCAAGCGGACTACGACGCCGCCTCCGAAGCCTTCCATCAAGCCGCCGCCTACAGCCGCGCCGGCGGCGACCAGCTGGGTATCGACGCCACCAGCCACTTCTACCAGGGGCGCCTTCAGCTCCTCCAGGGGCGCACCCACGAAGCTTTGCGCATCCACCGAGAAGCAGCTGCTGAGGGTTTCGGTGAGGGGAGTTCCGGTGAAAGGGGCTCCGGTGAAGAGGGCGGCCCCATGACCTGCCTGCCGATCCTCGGCGAGGCGGAAGTGCGCTTCGAGTGGGGAGAGCTGGAGCGAGCCCAGAAGCTGGTAGAAGAGGGGCTGGCGATCAACCGAGACTGTTTTCCATTCAACGAGGTGATGGCTCGGCTGATCCTGTTGGAGGTGGCGCGGGCGCGCCGGGACTTCTCCTCCGCTCTCTCCGGTGCCGAGCTGCTGCTGGACATCCTTCGCCAGGCCTCCCTGCTGCAGTGGGAACCCCAGGCCCAAATGCACCGCCTGCGCACCATTGCCCTGCGCGCGTGCCTGGAGGATGATCCCGTAGCCTGGGAAGAGTGGCGGGAATGGATCGAGACCTCGGGGCTGCTGGACGACGACGACGTAGAGGCCAAGCTGCTGCCGGAGCTCCCCCGCACCGCCACCGTCAGCCTGGGGATTCGCTGGCTCGAACGCCGCGGCGATGCGGAACGCGCCGCCCGCTGGGCCCGGGAGCTGCGCTCCGTAGCCCGCCGGCACCGCTGGCATCGGGCGATCATCGAGAGCTGGCTACTGGAGGCCATGGCCCGCCGACACCGGGACGCCGAGGCGGTGGCTGAGCTTCTCCAGGAAGCCTTTCAGCTCGCCGAAGAAGGTCGCTTCGTACAGGTCCTTGCAGACGAAAAGGAGTGGCTCGGCGAGCTGCCGGGAGAGGTGCTCGCCCCGGCCCTGGAGAAAGTAACGCCGGCCTTTCGCCGGCGGCTGCTGGAAGCCCTGGAGATCCCTTCCACCGGGCCCTCCGGAACGCAGCTGCCGGAGCTCCTCAGCCCGCGGGAACGGGAAGTGCTGGCGGAGGTCGCTCGCGGTGGCACCAACGAGACCGTAGGCGAAGCGCTCTTCATCTCCCCCAGCACGGTGAAAAAGCATCTGGAGAATATTTATGGCAAGCTGGGAGTGCACAATCGTCAGGAGGCGGTTCACCGAGCCCAAAGTCTCGGCCTCCTCCCCGCCCCCCACGACCCAGCCCCTGACCCCATTTCCGACTCGGGATCGAGCTCCGAATAG